Proteins co-encoded in one Juglans regia cultivar Chandler chromosome 16, Walnut 2.0, whole genome shotgun sequence genomic window:
- the LOC109004546 gene encoding uncharacterized protein LOC109004546, with amino-acid sequence MGGGGLDGGHDDQENKWPPWLKPLLQTSFFVQCKVHTDSHKSECNMYCLDCMNGALCSLCLASHRDHRAIQIRRSSYHDVIRLSEIQKYVDVTSVQTYIINSARIVFLNERPQPRPGKGVTNTCQVCDRSLLDSFSFCSLGCKIVGTSKNFRKKKMCMDTDHQGYDTEGSLNGISNIGYMKSKAHSFTPSTPPPTAGNYRTAKRRKGVPHRSPMGGGLILQY; translated from the exons ATG GGAGGAGGAGGTTTAGATGGTGGTCATGATGATCAAGAAAACAAGTGGCCGCCATGGCTGAAGCCGCTTCTTCAAACAAGCTTCTTTGTTCAATGCAAGGTTCACACAGATTCTCACAAGAGTGAATGCAATATGTACTGCTTGGACTGCATGAATGGAGCCCTTTGTTCTCTTTGCCTCGCTTCTCATAGAGATCACCGGGCTATTCAG ATAAGAAGGTCGTCATATCATGATGTGATAAGGTTGTCTGAGATTCAGAAATATGTGGATGTAACAAGTGTGCAGACATACATAATAAACAGTGCGAGGATTGTGTTCTTGAATGAGAGGCCTCAGCCTAGGCCCGGCAAAGGTGTCACCAATACCTGCCAAGTCTGTGACCGTAGCCTCCTTGATTCCTTCAGTTTCTGCTCACTTGGCTGCAAG ATTGTTGGGACATCAAAGAAtttcaggaaaaagaaaatgtgcatgGACACTGATCATCAAGGGTATGACACTGAAGGATCACTGAATGGCATTAGCAATATTGGGTATATGAAAAGCAAAGCTCACAGTTTTACACCATCGACGCCACCTCCGACGGCCGGGAATTACAGAACTGCAAAGAGAAGGAAGGGGGTTCCCCATAGATCTCCAATGGGAGGCGGCCTTATTTTACAATACTAA